A DNA window from Pseudoalteromonas spongiae UST010723-006 contains the following coding sequences:
- a CDS encoding BolA family protein — MDPKQVEDILSQALSLDFIKVKAEGSHYELIVVGECFAGASRVKQQQMVYAPLMEKISDGTMHAVSIKAYTPEQWERDRKLMML; from the coding sequence ATGGATCCTAAACAAGTCGAAGATATTTTATCGCAAGCATTATCGCTTGATTTTATTAAAGTAAAAGCCGAAGGCAGTCATTATGAATTGATTGTAGTAGGTGAGTGTTTTGCTGGCGCGTCGCGCGTTAAGCAGCAGCAAATGGTTTATGCACCATTAATGGAAAAGATTTCTGACGGCACAATGCATGCCGTATCAATAAAAGCCTACACGCCAGAGCAATGGGAACGTGATCGCAAATTGATGATGCTATAG
- a CDS encoding STAS domain-containing protein, whose product MSLLTLKAVDDTTYVLSGELNRYSVPSVKLPKVPTQSTLTLDLGEVAKVDTAGLAWLIYNFSQLQRNNISLKLVHLPEQLKKLMQLGHVENLFE is encoded by the coding sequence ATGTCTTTACTTACGTTAAAAGCGGTTGATGACACAACTTATGTATTGAGTGGCGAGCTTAATCGCTACTCAGTACCGAGTGTTAAACTACCCAAAGTTCCAACTCAATCAACCCTAACGCTCGACTTGGGCGAGGTTGCGAAAGTTGACACTGCAGGCCTTGCTTGGCTCATCTATAATTTCTCACAATTGCAACGGAACAATATAAGCCTTAAACTTGTCCACTTACCTGAGCAACTCAAAAAGCTAATGCAATTGGGTCACGTAGAGAATTTATTTGAGTAG
- a CDS encoding MlaC/ttg2D family ABC transporter substrate-binding protein: protein MMKYLFAILLVLASSVSVAKEVDESNPYLMVRTVAENTFARITQDKAIIEQDKNHLKVVVEQELLPYIDYRYAAQRVLGSYISKVRNIKDKEEQKAEIENLKRFIDVFREYLITSYAGIFTQYRGQEVEFAPAQDFSDDKLVLVKTKIVESGKPDINIDFKVRKTKSGEWKGFDMLPEGISLLDAKQSEFHGILRTEGLGYVIDMLDKKSKLPVQFAGE from the coding sequence ATGATGAAATATTTATTTGCGATTTTACTGGTATTGGCATCGAGTGTATCAGTTGCTAAAGAAGTGGACGAAAGCAACCCGTATTTAATGGTAAGAACGGTTGCAGAGAACACCTTTGCTCGTATCACTCAAGATAAAGCGATTATTGAACAAGATAAAAACCATTTGAAAGTAGTGGTTGAGCAAGAACTACTTCCTTATATCGATTATCGCTATGCGGCGCAGCGTGTGCTCGGTAGCTATATTTCTAAAGTGCGTAATATTAAAGATAAAGAAGAGCAAAAGGCGGAAATTGAAAACCTTAAACGCTTTATTGATGTATTTCGCGAATACTTAATTACGTCTTATGCGGGTATTTTTACCCAGTATCGTGGCCAAGAAGTAGAATTTGCACCAGCTCAAGACTTTTCAGACGATAAATTAGTGCTTGTTAAAACCAAAATTGTTGAATCAGGTAAGCCAGATATCAACATCGACTTTAAAGTACGCAAAACTAAATCAGGCGAATGGAAAGGCTTCGATATGTTACCTGAAGGCATTAGCTTATTAGATGCAAAGCAATCAGAGTTTCACGGTATTCTTCGTACAGAAGGCCTTGGTTACGTAATTGATATGCTAGATAAAAAGAGCAAGTTGCCAGTGCAATTTGCTGGTGAATAA
- the mlaD gene encoding outer membrane lipid asymmetry maintenance protein MlaD codes for MNSKKIEILVGFFVSLGIAAIVMLALKVANAGMSGNGDTYSLFAKFENIGSLKVRSPIKVGGVVVGRVEAINLDPTDYVPVVHMKIATEYSNFTETTSVNILTSGILGEQYLGINPGVIAHKDMNGEDELSEMFGLEEVKVLKDGDFITDTKSALVLEELIGQFLFNQSND; via the coding sequence ATGAATTCGAAGAAAATTGAAATATTAGTAGGCTTTTTCGTTAGTTTAGGTATAGCAGCAATTGTGATGCTGGCACTTAAGGTAGCCAATGCAGGCATGAGTGGAAACGGCGATACTTACAGCCTTTTTGCAAAATTCGAGAATATAGGTTCGCTTAAAGTGCGCTCACCAATTAAGGTAGGTGGTGTTGTAGTGGGTCGCGTTGAAGCAATTAATTTAGATCCTACGGACTATGTGCCTGTTGTTCACATGAAAATTGCGACAGAATACAGCAATTTTACCGAGACTACGTCGGTCAATATATTAACTTCAGGCATTCTTGGTGAGCAGTATTTAGGTATAAACCCTGGTGTGATTGCGCACAAAGATATGAATGGCGAGGATGAACTAAGTGAAATGTTTGGCCTCGAAGAAGTAAAGGTTTTAAAAGATGGTGACTTTATTACTGATACGAAATCAGCTCTGGTATTGGAAGAGCTTATTGGTCAGTTTTTGTTTAACCAAAGTAACGATTAA
- the mlaE gene encoding lipid asymmetry maintenance ABC transporter permease subunit MlaE yields MVNTIQTIGRNTLDTLAGIGRALIMLLGAIFSVPNFKKGTPLLIKQLYMVGFLSLIIILVSGLFIGMVLALQGYTVLVDYGAEDSLGPLVALSLLRELGPVVTALLFAGRAGSALTAEIGLMKATEQLTSLEMMAVDPLKRVIAPRFWAGMISMPLLAMIFSAVAILGAHIVGVDWLGVDSGSFWSIMQAQVSFEKDILNGAIKAVVFAFVVTWIALYKGYDCVPTSEGISKATTETVVQSSLAVLGLDFVLTAIMFGA; encoded by the coding sequence GTGGTTAATACTATTCAAACAATCGGCCGCAATACACTAGACACACTAGCAGGCATAGGCCGTGCGCTAATTATGTTGTTGGGCGCTATTTTTAGTGTGCCAAATTTCAAAAAGGGCACACCATTATTGATAAAGCAACTTTATATGGTTGGCTTTTTATCACTGATTATTATTTTAGTTTCAGGCCTTTTTATCGGCATGGTATTGGCGTTGCAAGGCTACACAGTATTGGTTGATTACGGTGCTGAAGACAGTCTTGGTCCATTGGTTGCGCTGAGCTTATTGCGTGAGTTAGGCCCAGTAGTTACGGCATTGTTATTTGCTGGTCGCGCAGGCAGTGCATTAACTGCCGAAATTGGTTTAATGAAGGCAACAGAACAGTTAACTAGTTTAGAAATGATGGCTGTAGATCCCCTAAAGCGTGTGATTGCGCCACGTTTTTGGGCTGGCATGATTAGTATGCCGTTACTTGCGATGATTTTCTCGGCGGTAGCGATTCTTGGTGCACATATTGTTGGTGTTGATTGGCTTGGTGTGGATTCAGGTAGTTTCTGGTCAATTATGCAGGCACAAGTATCGTTTGAAAAAGACATTTTAAATGGCGCAATTAAAGCTGTGGTATTTGCTTTTGTTGTGACTTGGATTGCACTTTATAAAGGCTACGATTGTGTACCAACTTCTGAAGGTATTAGTAAAGCAACAACAGAAACCGTAGTGCAGTCATCACTGGCAGTTTTGGGATTAGATTTTGTGCTAACAGCAATTATGTTTGGCGCGTAA
- the mlaF gene encoding phospholipid ABC transporter ATP-binding protein MlaF produces MSQSLVEIKDVTFSRGDRVIYQNMSFSVPTGKITAIMGPSGIGKTTMLRLIGGQLKPDSGDILFSGESIPKMSRSELYQARERMSMLFQSGALFTDMSVFDNIAFPLREHTKLSEDVIRIIVLMKLEAVGLRGARDLMPSELSGGMARRAALARAIALDPELIMYDEPFAGQDPISMGVLVKLIKSLNQTLNITSLVVTHDVTEVMSIADHVVILADKGVIGEGSPEQVAQSKSPLVQQFLQGLSDGPVPFHFDAAPYEQDLLMGSERG; encoded by the coding sequence TTGTCGCAAAGTTTAGTTGAAATAAAGGACGTTACCTTTTCTCGTGGCGATAGAGTGATTTATCAAAACATGAGCTTTAGCGTTCCTACAGGAAAAATCACCGCGATAATGGGACCAAGTGGTATTGGTAAAACAACCATGTTGCGTTTGATTGGTGGTCAGCTGAAACCCGATTCAGGCGACATTTTGTTTTCAGGTGAAAGCATTCCCAAAATGTCACGCAGTGAGTTATACCAAGCGCGTGAACGTATGAGCATGTTATTTCAAAGCGGCGCGCTATTTACCGATATGAGTGTGTTTGACAATATTGCTTTCCCACTTCGAGAACATACTAAACTGTCAGAAGACGTTATCCGTATCATCGTATTAATGAAATTAGAAGCGGTTGGGTTACGCGGCGCGCGTGATTTAATGCCGTCAGAACTTTCAGGTGGCATGGCTAGGCGTGCGGCACTGGCACGGGCAATTGCACTCGACCCCGAATTAATCATGTACGATGAACCTTTTGCGGGCCAAGATCCAATCTCAATGGGCGTGTTAGTTAAGTTAATCAAATCATTAAACCAAACACTTAATATCACTTCTTTGGTGGTAACGCACGATGTGACAGAGGTGATGAGTATTGCGGATCATGTCGTGATTTTAGCGGATAAAGGAGTGATTGGTGAAGGTTCACCTGAACAGGTTGCTCAGTCAAAATCGCCGCTAGTTCAACAGTTTTTACAAGGGCTTTCCGATGGTCCTGTACCATTCCACTTTGATGCTGCGCCATACGAACAAGATTTATTAATGGGAAGCGAACGTGGTTAA
- a CDS encoding calcium/sodium antiporter has protein sequence MLLSIAILIAGFVGLVWSADRFVFGAAALAKNYGIPTLIIGLTIVAMGSSAPEMMVSAQAALAKQTDTAVGNAVGSNITNILLVLGITALLRPLSVSSSTLKREMPVVMLVSLSAWYILSDNYLAFGEGIALMVSFFIFIAAVTIISVKQSKAANAEHDPFVDEACDEVPDNVRTPIALMWLVIGMAILPISSHFIIESATDIAKLFGISDLVIGLTIIAIGTSLPELAACVAGVLKNEDDLALGNIIGSNIFNLLAVLSLAGIINPSSVDPAVSSRDILIMLGATAALIAMSLSIRGSRRINRVEGGLLLAAFFGYQYLIFSTVSA, from the coding sequence ATGTTGTTATCAATTGCTATTTTAATTGCAGGATTTGTCGGCTTAGTTTGGAGTGCGGATCGCTTTGTTTTTGGTGCGGCTGCACTGGCAAAGAACTATGGTATTCCAACATTAATTATTGGTTTAACAATTGTCGCGATGGGCTCATCGGCACCAGAGATGATGGTATCGGCGCAAGCGGCGCTTGCAAAACAAACAGACACTGCTGTCGGTAACGCGGTTGGTTCAAATATTACTAATATTCTGCTAGTACTTGGTATTACTGCACTGTTGCGCCCGCTGAGTGTGTCATCAAGCACGCTAAAACGTGAAATGCCAGTCGTAATGCTAGTATCCCTTAGTGCTTGGTACATTTTATCGGATAACTATTTAGCATTCGGTGAAGGCATTGCGCTGATGGTGAGTTTCTTCATTTTTATTGCTGCAGTGACCATTATCTCGGTAAAACAAAGCAAAGCAGCCAATGCCGAACACGATCCCTTCGTTGACGAAGCCTGTGACGAAGTGCCTGACAATGTGCGCACACCGATTGCGCTTATGTGGTTAGTTATCGGCATGGCGATTTTACCTATCAGTTCACATTTTATTATTGAATCAGCAACCGACATTGCCAAACTATTTGGTATTAGCGATTTGGTGATTGGCTTAACTATTATTGCAATTGGTACCAGCTTACCTGAACTTGCGGCGTGTGTTGCTGGCGTACTTAAAAATGAAGACGACTTAGCGCTAGGCAACATTATTGGCTCAAATATCTTTAACCTGTTAGCGGTATTGTCGCTTGCGGGCATTATTAATCCATCAAGCGTTGATCCTGCAGTATCGAGCCGCGATATCTTAATTATGTTAGGTGCAACAGCAGCCCTTATTGCAATGAGTTTGAGTATTCGCGGTTCACGCCGTATTAATCGTGTTGAAGGCGGTTTGTTGTTAGCTGCCTTTTTTGGATATCAATACCTTATTTTCTCAACGGTAAGCGCTTAA
- a CDS encoding KpsF/GutQ family sugar-phosphate isomerase: protein MNFIARGKRVLEIEKKAIEQLAQYINDDFSNACQLMYDCKGRVIVIGMGKSGHIGNKIAATLASTGTPAFFVHPGEASHGDLGMITQDDVLLMISNSGETAEVINLIPVIKRIGAKIVGMSGKQHSTLAQQSNVHICIAISEEACPLGLAPTASTTATLAMGDAIAVALLEEKGFTADDFALSHPGGSLGKRLLLMLKDIMHQGEALPVVAENTTVKNALLEMTTKGLGMTAVVDNNGLLSGIFTDGDLRRILEQRIDIHATAISEVMTKQCTTANESMLAAEALNIMEQKKINGLLVVDQQQQPIGALNMQDLLKAGVL, encoded by the coding sequence ATGAACTTTATTGCTCGCGGTAAACGCGTTTTAGAAATCGAAAAAAAAGCCATTGAGCAACTCGCTCAATATATCAACGATGACTTTAGCAATGCGTGTCAGTTAATGTATGACTGCAAAGGCCGTGTAATTGTCATTGGTATGGGAAAATCGGGTCATATCGGTAATAAAATAGCTGCCACGTTAGCAAGTACTGGCACACCCGCTTTTTTTGTTCATCCAGGCGAAGCAAGTCACGGCGACTTAGGCATGATCACACAAGATGATGTGCTATTGATGATCTCTAATTCAGGTGAAACCGCAGAAGTGATTAACCTGATCCCCGTAATCAAGCGCATTGGTGCAAAAATCGTGGGCATGAGTGGCAAGCAACACTCAACTCTTGCACAACAATCTAATGTGCATATTTGTATCGCAATTTCAGAAGAAGCCTGCCCTTTAGGGCTAGCACCTACAGCAAGTACTACTGCAACACTGGCGATGGGCGATGCGATTGCTGTCGCATTACTTGAAGAAAAAGGCTTTACCGCCGATGATTTTGCTTTATCACACCCTGGCGGCAGTTTAGGTAAGCGCCTATTGTTAATGCTTAAAGACATTATGCATCAAGGCGAAGCATTACCTGTGGTCGCTGAAAACACAACGGTTAAAAACGCTCTGTTAGAAATGACAACCAAAGGGCTTGGTATGACAGCAGTTGTCGACAATAACGGATTACTTTCAGGTATTTTTACCGATGGTGACCTGCGCCGGATTTTAGAACAACGCATTGATATTCACGCTACAGCTATTTCAGAAGTGATGACTAAACAGTGCACAACAGCAAATGAATCGATGCTTGCTGCTGAAGCCTTAAACATAATGGAACAAAAGAAAATAAACGGTTTGCTTGTAGTTGACCAGCAACAACAGCCAATTGGCGCACTTAATATGCAGGATTTACTTAAGGCAGGTGTTTTATGA
- the kdsC gene encoding 3-deoxy-manno-octulosonate-8-phosphatase KdsC — protein MSLTASQQLFNELYAQTSADVFAKASKIKLLICDIDGVFSDGRIYLGNDGEELKAFHTKDGFGIKSLINSGIQVAVITGRNSKIVENRMKSLTVQHIYQGQEDKIVAFNNLKHTLSLDNENIAYIGDDSPDLPVMELVGFAVATNDAHPLVKRIADYKTTMLGGFGAVRELTDLIMLSQDKTLSHAGSSS, from the coding sequence ATGAGTTTAACTGCATCACAACAGCTTTTTAACGAATTATATGCACAAACTAGTGCTGACGTATTTGCAAAAGCAAGCAAAATTAAACTGTTAATTTGCGATATCGATGGCGTATTTTCTGATGGTCGCATTTACCTTGGTAATGATGGCGAAGAACTTAAAGCATTTCACACTAAAGATGGTTTTGGTATTAAGTCGCTTATCAATAGTGGCATACAGGTTGCGGTAATTACTGGGCGCAACTCAAAGATTGTGGAAAACCGCATGAAAAGCCTTACTGTTCAGCATATCTATCAAGGGCAAGAAGATAAAATAGTCGCTTTTAATAACTTAAAGCACACGCTATCACTTGATAACGAAAACATTGCTTATATTGGCGACGATAGCCCTGATTTACCCGTAATGGAATTAGTTGGCTTTGCCGTAGCAACCAATGATGCTCACCCTCTGGTAAAACGCATCGCTGATTATAAAACTACCATGCTAGGCGGTTTTGGCGCTGTAAGAGAACTGACCGATTTAATTATGCTGAGCCAAGACAAAACACTCAGCCACGCAGGCAGTAGCAGCTAA
- the lptC gene encoding LPS export ABC transporter periplasmic protein LptC: MSARIALTILFTIAMVWLWLPYFFTPKEPKPIVENVASIPDYIATDLKQTNFNESGTVSHKVMARKMSMYQDLGFTHFEKPQFTIFSEQGVWQLTADEATLYNNEKLILEQNVIAKSLTPNIMLNTIEAASVEYLINSKLMTSQSEVKMTGPGLEIKGQGLNANLEEQVIKLINHTKTTYYDQ; encoded by the coding sequence ATGTCGGCGCGTATTGCACTTACTATACTTTTCACCATTGCCATGGTTTGGCTTTGGTTGCCTTACTTCTTTACTCCCAAAGAACCAAAACCGATTGTTGAAAACGTTGCCAGTATTCCTGATTACATTGCAACCGACTTAAAACAAACCAACTTTAATGAATCTGGTACTGTCAGCCATAAAGTGATGGCGCGAAAAATGTCGATGTATCAAGATTTGGGGTTTACCCACTTTGAAAAACCACAATTTACTATTTTTTCAGAACAAGGTGTGTGGCAGCTCACAGCCGATGAAGCCACGCTCTACAATAACGAAAAGCTCATTTTGGAACAAAACGTTATTGCCAAAAGTCTAACGCCCAATATCATGCTCAATACAATTGAAGCGGCAAGCGTAGAATATTTAATTAATAGCAAACTAATGACTTCTCAATCCGAAGTAAAAATGACAGGTCCGGGACTTGAAATTAAAGGACAAGGCCTCAATGCTAATTTAGAAGAGCAAGTTATTAAGTTAATAAACCATACAAAGACCACTTATTATGACCAATAA
- the lptA gene encoding lipopolysaccharide transport periplasmic protein LptA has translation MTKLLSIAGLAVTLCITSGHAIAEQIKLKHPLEIDADEQAARLKENVGIFRHNVQIKHGNMTITADYLEAHKRAELGDNQQLLIASGDPVKFSAEQEDGSIIVASAKKVTYDVAKSLFTMSGGAKFQQNGDMMSADTIIYDRAAETVTSKKAENSTNQVKTIINTQNEQGGQ, from the coding sequence ATGACGAAATTACTGTCAATCGCTGGACTAGCTGTCACTTTGTGTATCACAAGTGGACACGCTATCGCTGAGCAGATCAAACTTAAGCATCCACTTGAGATTGACGCCGATGAGCAAGCTGCTCGCTTAAAAGAAAATGTCGGTATTTTTCGCCATAATGTACAAATTAAGCATGGCAATATGACCATCACCGCCGATTACCTTGAAGCACATAAACGAGCAGAGTTAGGAGATAACCAGCAATTACTTATTGCCAGTGGTGATCCGGTAAAATTTAGTGCTGAACAAGAAGATGGATCAATCATTGTCGCAAGTGCTAAAAAAGTCACTTATGACGTGGCTAAATCATTATTTACAATGTCTGGTGGCGCTAAATTTCAACAAAATGGCGACATGATGTCAGCAGATACCATCATCTATGATCGCGCTGCTGAAACAGTGACGTCTAAAAAAGCTGAAAACTCAACTAACCAAGTAAAAACCATCATCAATACGCAAAATGAACAAGGCGGACAATGA
- the lptB gene encoding LPS export ABC transporter ATP-binding protein, giving the protein MSTLIAEKLAKSYKSRQVVKNVGLEVKAGSIVGLLGPNGAGKTTTFYMIVGLVPSDNGVIRIDDNDITLQPMHSRARLGIGYLPQESSIFRKLTVYQNIMAILETRKELNRVQREEALDDLLEEFNIGHIRDSQGMALSGGERRRVEIARALAANPKFILLDEPFAGVDPISVIDIKKIIEHLKNRGIGVLITDHNVRETLDVCEKAYIVSHGELIASGTAEDVLNNQKVRDVYLGEQFRL; this is encoded by the coding sequence ATGAGCACATTAATTGCCGAAAAGCTGGCTAAAAGTTACAAATCACGCCAAGTGGTAAAAAATGTTGGCTTAGAAGTGAAAGCTGGTAGTATCGTTGGTTTGCTTGGTCCTAACGGTGCCGGTAAAACAACGACGTTTTACATGATTGTTGGTTTAGTACCGAGCGACAATGGCGTTATTCGTATTGACGATAATGACATTACATTGCAACCAATGCATAGTCGCGCCCGTTTAGGTATTGGTTATTTACCGCAAGAATCGTCGATTTTTAGAAAGCTTACTGTGTATCAAAACATCATGGCGATTCTAGAGACACGCAAAGAACTTAATCGTGTGCAACGTGAAGAAGCGCTCGATGATTTATTAGAAGAATTTAACATTGGCCATATCCGAGATTCACAGGGTATGGCATTGTCGGGCGGTGAACGTCGTCGTGTGGAAATTGCGCGCGCATTAGCCGCAAACCCCAAATTTATCCTGTTAGATGAACCTTTTGCTGGTGTTGATCCTATTTCAGTGATAGATATAAAGAAAATAATTGAGCATTTGAAAAATCGCGGCATTGGCGTGTTAATAACAGACCACAACGTGCGTGAAACCTTAGATGTATGTGAAAAAGCCTACATTGTTTCTCACGGCGAATTAATCGCATCTGGCACAGCTGAAGACGTTTTAAACAACCAAAAAGTACGCGATGTATACCTAGGTGAACAATTCAGACTATAG